Sequence from the Nasonia vitripennis strain AsymCx chromosome 5, Nvit_psr_1.1, whole genome shotgun sequence genome:
CTATATTATTTACTTTGATGCCTAATCTGTTCGAGCATGTCGGCTACTAAGTAACAATCACTGTTACACCACTGTTATCTGCtaccctcgcgcgcgcgtgtgtgtgtcgccTTTAATACACCTCGAATTACTTTCTGAATAAATAATCGACCTCTATACCGTGTACGGCTCGCAGAGATGCATTAGGGCCTTTTAGGGCGTAGCTATATCGCGTTAATTCGAGGAAACTTTTACGCAGCCtcttttattaatgatttattttttcgcaCAGTGTATAACAGCGAGTTTAGGAGTGATCTCCGCGAAATGGAATGCAGCGCGCATATGACCGAGTTCAAAAATCGAGGAATGTCCGTATCTTGCATTCTACTGACTCAGCAGCGCATATTGTTGAATCACACGTGAGGGAACCCGAGCTCAACGCGGCGATGCCTCCGaaatacaattaaatttttctttccaTCGAGCTAATTATTTCTCAATATTCAATCGACGATAAAAATCGTCTACGCTAGCTACATATAACGATAAAATGCTACGACGACGAAATGCCAAAGCCGCTAGAGAAATCGCACGATAATTAAAAGCTAGAATTCTCCTCTCTGCTTCCTCTTCTCCGCGTTCACCTACTCTCATTCCAAACATCTTTCTCATCTCTCCCACCGCTTCTCTCCTTCCACAAGCATCTCTCTATATCCCTCATTCCCTCCCACTCGTTCCGTCCCAAAAAAAAACCACCATGAACCCGAACCCCGTCTCGACACGCATGTGCGCATTGAAGTTCCCGGGCCAGGTCCCCAAGAGCGATCATACTGCCCATCTTACCCTGATACACATACCCACACGTTATACATACACAGCAGTGCTAAACGCGACGACGATCTCGCGTTTCGCATTTTCGCGCTGCAGCACACGGCGCACGCGTGCAGCTCCGCGCGCACTCACGTCCGCGTCAGGCCAGGTTCCCATCGCTCGCGAGTGTATGCGGACTAGCTCCTATAGgacgtgtgcgtgtgtgatTGTGTGGATACCGAAAGTGACGAAACCCGAGGACATCGACGTCGCGCTGTGCTACTCGACTCGGTATATAGAgtacgtatacacatatagCTATATGTGCGTATGCGTGGGTGCAGTACTCACCGCGAAGCTCAGCTTGCgagctcgacgacgacgaggacgacgaggagTGTCGGATAGCCGCGAGCTTTCCCTTCGTGGCGGCGTCCGCTGCTGGCAGTCGCACTCACACAGAGCCAGACTGCGCCGTCGGAGGAGAGCGAGCCACCCTACCCGCGCAGCAGCTCGCCATCTTCGATCGTGTCCCCGCGACTttaaaaagctctcgcgccgTCCTTCTCTCGCGCACGACCGTTAgggtgcgcgcgagctttgctctctctctctctctctctctctctctctctctctctctctctcgctcctccgAGAGCTGTTCCCTCTCTCTAAAACTGCGCCTACTCCCCCTTCGCTCCTCGGCGTTGGCATtgttgtctttttttttcacttgtGTTTCTCCCGCTGCTCTCGATGAGTCGCGCTCATTTACCTCCTACTCCCTCGCCTCTTTGCGGCGACGGGTTCGATGCACGAGCTTTTTGCCGCCGTTGCTACTATATACTTTACGTTTTATAAGTGTGCTCTCTGTCTCTTGGCGTTTCGAGTTTTAACATTATATACAAATGCGCGTGAGTGGGTTATATATAGATCTCGCGGCTGATGCGACTCTTGCTGCTCcactgcgtgtgtgtgtatgtgtgtttgcGAGGAGGGAAGGAGGAGGCCGAGCTCTGCTTGACCGACCGACGATTTTGATGTATGGCCCAAGCTCTGGGGGGCTCATGAATATTAATATATGGGCGATGATTGGCGAGAGACTTTTTCCCTTCTGGCGTTTAGGAGATGAGTGGATCTACTGCTATTAGGCGCCGGGGGTAGGCAGGGATGATTTGATGAGATATGGAAGCTTGTACTTTTATTGGGGGACATATTTTCCCTTGTATGGTATATAAGTGGAATTTTCGCACgtagtttttatttacttttgatgcggttgatttttcttttcacgtaTAGACGTGTATTCAGCTCATGCGGGTGATTTGTTTTATCTGCGGCGATgatatactattttaaatgACGGAGAATAACTCGTCGAGGATTTAGTTGAAATACGCATCGTCTTGAGTGAAAGAAGGCATGTGACCTGGAAAAGTTCAAGATATGAGTCAGATATGGATAGTCATATATTGGAACTTTATCAAATCAGTGGTATTTAGTGAGCGATATGCTCGTGACATTTGTTATTCGAAATGATATATAAAGCTTCGGTGTGTTTACGACTAAACTTGTAgctttttttcacaaaaatacTTGTATTATTTCGTCATACGATGGATTGTAAAAGTTATTATGCAACATTATTATCGAGTGCTTTTGTATTTTACTCTATGCAGTGATGATAAACAAATTATCGTAAATTAACTGAACTATTTAGAAAGTATTCACGGATAAGTGTGAAAATCGATCACAGCTGTTTGCAACTTCTTCCGTACTTGCGCGCCTACAGCCCTTTGAAAACCGCACGACATCCAAAAATCAATAAAGGAAGATTTCTAAATGCGGCGGATTTCGTAAGCTAGTCATCGGAGTTACATTCGTCGATTTATTTCTACGAAAGTTCAAACGTTATTTTCTAAACTATTGGCTTTCATTTAAAACGAACTCTCTTACATGACAAAATATACTAAAGTGACCGGACGAAGCACAAAATTgcattgattttattttgtaccCGCTGattcatttcattttatacAAACGAAAGATATCTTGATCTTATCGCACACGCTCAACAGTCACCtacttttcattttcgatATATAGGGAGTAGATTATTTTCAaactattttttcaaatatgtATGTACACTTGTACATATGTCGCTACAAGTGTGCTTTGTTCGCCTTTGCTGGAGTTTTATGCGCTAATTGAAGTGCCGATAAGGAGCGAAACCGACATGATAAGATATAGTACGGGATTGGTAGTTTGATAACTGCAAgcgttttaaaaagtttacgATGTTACATTGAATGGAGTGAAGAATTATATGATTTCTAAATGTTAAATTCCAAACGTTTTAATGCTGCAATATTCGGAAATGCTGTATTTTCTTATCTATCTTTTATTAGCAACGGTATATTTTGATACGTATTATATACTAGGGATACAAATGTACAGaaagtaaattaaattattaagacaatctagaaaatatttgctttacaactatgaaaaaatcttttaaaaatgacTTCGTTTTGTAGGAGACTTCAATTCGACTCGACGTATAGATTAGAATTTGAATTCAAACTCTCAGAGACTGCTTATATGAGTAGGAAGAAACTTTAAAGTGATTTCAATGCTTAAAATGTTCCAGCCAggattcattttacatttttaaaaaataatcatgtTCAACTATCTTCTCTATTTATTGCACAATTATAATAAGTCTATCAAAGCTATCAGTTAagctcaataattaataaatcaaattatattttcttgtatAGTAAGAGCAGTTTTCGCTATATGAAAATTTGATGGTAACCTGAATGCCTTTCTTATCATCAGCGGCCCCTGCCTATCCGTCGTTAGTGTTGAGCGAAGTGGTTGCAGGTGGCACCACGAACCGGCCTGAGATTGATTTAAACAAACGTATTTTCTTCGttataattattgattatactTTATGGGTACGCAAAGTCAGAGCAGTTGCTTTTCAACGCTGCCTTAGATATGATCATATTACAGCTTTCAAAGAATACTAACACCTTATATAATGATAGTGACTGTTGCCTATTTTCATCTcactgaaattttttaaaaaataaacaaatgtgCGTATGCGTGATTTATATAGTGTTAATTTTACGAAACAGAACatataattcaaataaataaaatcaataacttCACAACAAATTGACTCAACGACATAATAGACAATACAGTgtttaagtatatatatatatatatatatatatataatatatttctattACTTTTAAATTAGTCACAAAATAATTACAtctttgtatatttatatttatgttacAGATAGGAAAACGGTAAAATATGAGGCAGATGTTTTCATAAGCTGGAACAAAAGATATCCACAGTTGGAGttgagtaaaaaataaaagtaaatgaaaaataagaatGATTTTACTCACGATTCCAAAACTTTCCATCGAAAGCGTTGCTATTTTGCCAGCAGTCAATTCGCATTGGTTAAATGAACGGCAcataattatttgtatgatCTTTATGGCTTTAGCGGAGGTCATATACCATTTACTAAAATAACTGTTATAGAATTTTAAGTtgattcattatttattactaatcattaattttaataattaaattaatcatttttattggCCAACTGGTAAGTGACCAttgaaaatagtatattgtgtaccaagggcgtaaagtgggcttttttaggccgagtgtggattttgcagtacgagtcaaggcgagatgctaactcgccttgactcgtactgcaaaatccacgaggccaaaaagcccacttagccctagtttatgtaacgcgcagacgtattttcgcgttttttcgtacgtgttaagaggggctgatgtgactattttttgacacggcaaccgtgctcttgtcttgttcaaacattatataaaataaataaataatgcaaatttatcaaaatcaacttttttttttaaattacaaataaaaaattttgcgggcaataaagactttttagcaggcaataaaggccattattgcccgctgtttgaatatgcgggcaacaaaggtttttattgcccgctaaaataacttttttgcccaccggtcaaaaaagagtcaattaagtccctattaataggtacgaaaaatgcgaaaatcgttcgcgtgttacataaaagCATTTTCGGACCTCATGTCAATATTTAGTTCTCATTTTAAATATCCGTATGTAACTATACACTTTTGTGTTACATACATTAAGAATTTTGCTGCAAATTGTTAACATTTCTACAGGGTGCAATCAAtagttatttttatgaatttatgTGCCATTACAAATAACTCCTGATCTGTTTAAGTTAAACATACTTACGAggaataaaacatttttgaacTACTATCGATAACTTGTTGGCCAACCCAGTTAAGATATAGCAAGTGTAGTATTACACCAATAATAAAAGCACCAGCCCGTAAAAACCTGAAGATCTCGTTTTCTGTAAAAAGCatctaaaattattttcatcgtGATTATAtcgaataaatatttcatgatgaaaatattcattatttaattatgattatttaaataaattacttttgcATAAACTGATTCAAGAGCAagtgataataaaaataatccttCAACTATAAGAAAACATTTGCTGAATGAATTTTCCAATAAGTCAACGTTTCTAAGGAACAAAAAAACGCCAAAATAACAGATTTATTCGGAAAGTTGTATAAGCAagcattttataataaattaacctTATTGTTTCATTGTGTAAAATCACAGCTCCTGCCATTTCTCGTTTGActgtagaataatttttttgctcaTATCTAGCCTCATCTGTTTTTTGAGAGTTTCCCATTGTCTCTATTCTATTGCTTATAATTCGAAACTATTAATCAAAAGAATGCCATTTtagatttaaaataaaatcgtaTTTCATTTCCATACCACGTTATCGCAAATAATCCACAAACGTGTTTAACAGTTAACACGTAAGCTCCATCAACGCCTGAGTATAGAAAGAAGCTCGTAAAATATACAACTGCAATATGCCCGCAACACCAATAATGATAATCaagttgattaaaaattacgtaatctgcataaaATGGTAATTGTATAGGACGTGTTCCATTTCGCAATGGAAATATCTGGtccaaaaaatatggtgtaaAGGGCATAAATGTGTATATCATCCAAGCGAACAGAAGataatctgaaaaaataatataattagtGTCATAACAGCTCTTATTTTGATTTCATATGTTATACTAGAAACGACTTGTAAAAATTACATGTATAAATCAGAACTAATGTTGTGCCTTGTCCAGTATTTTTCTCtagtatttttctttcagttttATCTTCAAATGTTTTCCAATCTTTTACTATTTGTAAAAGTAATAAGTCGAGCTATGtgtaaaatgataaaaacttTTAAGTACCAGTTTAAGAAGCAATTCTGCTATTTCTAAAGTTATATAATTGCAGTTCAGAAGTTATTATTACATTGAATGCATgatattgaataaaatttaaatattattgttttaaataatattaaatatgtaGTGTTTGAAGCtcgaattattttgtttataaaactaCAAATAAAAGGTATTACTTTTACACATAAAACTATTAtggctattttttttttcatgtacCTGTTTTGTACTTGAGTATGTAATGCAATATTTTGACATGCAAACAGTTGTAAATATTAAGGCAACCGTATTTTCAAGCATAATTTTGGAATTGTCCAAATTTCTTATTAGTATGATACCCtggattaaaaaattataaatgaaaaaggaTTTTTACTGAATATTCAggaaatagtacattgtacaacaaggggcgaaaatgggcttttccaagcgaggatgatgtttgaACACTTGTGTCCGTCTCGGGCGcctacggcgccctcgactaccACTCGTGCTCCGACATCATTCGAGTCTGGAAAAGCACATTCGCCCCTCGTTGttcaccgtgctttttataacaagtgtatAAAGAAGACCCTTTGGGTCGCCTATGAAGTGGATCGAGAATGAAGTTTTTCGAGTCGTCCACTACGGTGGGCGTGTATAGATTCATATAtaggtgtgtatatatatatatatatatatatatatatatatatatatatatataatttaattattttatttatgttgGAGTGTTTGTTAAAACttagttttaatattttgaaatattattcagtttttgttttattgtagCTGCTTCTTCTAGTCCGTCGCCGAACTCGGCAGCGCATCTGCTCATTTTATAATtactagacttggcgcagtgcgctgcgcgcactgtagtagactataatttcattaacttattaaatggaatataaatacttgattgattGAAGTGATAAATACAGTGATACAGGATAAGCAAAGAGCGATACATATTGTTTTCAGCTCTGTAGCAGTAGATTTTTTTGGGATGAATAGTATTTTCCTAGTTATTTCCGCGATACGCAATGAAAATGCGCGAACCGATTTTGAAAATGAACGTGATACACTTTTAAAACTCTATGATAAAGCTTATCgctattgaatatttttaaaatgtaaataaagatATAATGGTAACATTATTATATCGTATTTATTGATATAAAAGCGTGGCAACTATAATAACGCGGCTCATAAAAAATGTTCATAAAAAGTTGGAAAAAGGTTAAATATTTGGTAGAACCCCACCTCAACGCAAatctagaaataaaataatcgttagaattattatgtaaatttattgaatccTCACATATTATTGTTCTATacatatgattttttaatattacaatcATGTATACAATATAAAATATCATGCGTACAAAGTCTGTTTTTTGTTCGAATAACAAATGTacatttatagaaaaaatttaaaccatTATATGATTAATGTTGCAAAAGATGAGCTATTAAAACTGATAATATACAGTAAAGCCCTtgctaaaaaaaattcttttaaaaaatacattacaaAGTAACAAATTAAAA
This genomic interval carries:
- the LOC116417608 gene encoding odorant receptor 13a, whose translation is MLENTVALIFTTVCMSKYCITYSSTKQLDLLLLQIVKDWKTFEDKTERKILEKNTGQGTTLVLIYTYYLLFAWMIYTFMPFTPYFLDQIFPLRNGTRPIQLPFYADYVIFNQLDYHYWCCGHIAVVYFTSFFLYSGVDGAYVLTVKHVCGLFAITCNRIETMGNSQKTDEARYEQKNYSTVKREMAGAVILHNETIRNVDLLENSFSKCFLIVEGLFLLSLALESVYAKMLFTENEIFRFLRAGAFIIGVILHLLYLNWVGQQVIDSSSKMFYSSYFSKWYMTSAKAIKIIQIIMCRSFNQCELTAGKIATLSMESFGILMKTSASYFTVFLSVT